The Mercenaria mercenaria strain notata chromosome 10, MADL_Memer_1, whole genome shotgun sequence genome contains a region encoding:
- the LOC128546477 gene encoding uncharacterized protein LOC128546477, with amino-acid sequence MTTCARDENAIKRFWSLESIGITPCKDEQEKTDYLAQYQQTSTEFTDDKYTAALPWKLDHDPLPTNYNITKKRTESTIRRLSQEPDMLKKYGENISEQERRGFIEKIDDVVQTSNAVHYIPHHPVRKESSTTPIRIVYDCSCKQSSGQPSLNDCLESTAPVLNELTSILIRFRLERYAVTKDIEKAFLHVGLQEKDRDVTRFLWLSDPSDPKSQLCTYRFKAVLFGATCSPFILNATILKHLELNKTNKAAEIIKRELYVDNILSSLEEKRDLLTYFRDAHDLMKCASMNLRLWSSNNSELKAIATREGVIDRDEVIKVLGMCWKPETDTMAYRHHKIPKLDSVTKRDILRYSSRIYDPLGLLSPVTVRAKLLLQQLWKDKFD; translated from the coding sequence ATGACGACATGTGCACGAGATGAAAACGCTATAAAACGTTTCTGGTCGCTCGAGAGCATAGGTATCACTCCGTGCAAAGACGAGCAAGAGAAGACGGATTACTTGGCGCAGTATCAGCAGACGTCAACTGAATTTACAGACGACAAGTACACTGCAGCCCTTCCATGGAAATTAGACCACGACCCACTTCCAACAAATTACAACATCACAAAGAAAAGAACTGAGAGCACGATTCGCAGACTTAGCCAGGAACCTGATATGCTAAAGAAATATGGTGAAAATATATCAGAGCAAGAGAGACGGGGATTTATAGAAAAGATTGACGATGTTGTACAAACTTCAAACGCAGTCCACTATATTCCCCACCACCCTGTGCGAAAGGAATCATCTACCACTCCTATTCGTATCGTGTATGACTGTAGTTGTAAACAGTCATCTGGTCAACCTAGCCTGAACGACTGCCTGGAGTCTACAGCACCTGTGCTGAATGAATTAACATCTATATTGATACGATTTCGACTGGAAAGGTACGCTGTAACCAAAGACATAGAAAAAGCTTTCCTACATGTGGGACTACAAGAAAAAGACAGGGATGTTACCCGGTTTTTGTGGCTCAGTGATCCTAGTGATCCTAAATCTCAACTTTGCACATACCGATTCAAAGCAGTGTTGTTTGGCGCGACGTGCTCACCGTTTATTCTTAACGCCACTATTCTCAAACACCTGGAATTGAACAAAACCAACAAAGCAGCCGAGATTATAAAGAGAGAATTATATGTTGACAATATATTGTCTAGTTTAGAAGAAAAAAGAGATCTACTCACCTATTTCCGTGATGCACATGATCTGATGAAATGTGCCAGTATGAACTTAAGATTGTGGTCTTCTAACAACTCCGAACTAAAAGCTATCGCCACACGAGAAGGAGTCATAGATAGAGATGAAGTAATCAAGGTACTAGGTATGTGCTGGAAACCGGAAACAGATACCATGGCATACAGACATCACAAGATACCAAAGTTAGACTCTGTAACCAAGAGGGACATTCTAAGATATTCATCACGAATTTATGATCCACTAGGTCTGTTAAGCCCGGTAACAGTAAGGGCAAAATTACTTCTTCAGCAATTATGGAAAGATAAGTTTGATTGA
- the LOC128546271 gene encoding uncharacterized protein LOC128546271, with protein MDSDFEDLESLLSDHFGRTPSATPYASQNGNDDDGENSTGDLVGDTASDDDEFDRATIQSAVEDRARDYLLHLEEGAHYSDQEWQDDRSDDSGDNAYDNEVRDENVVNDEDYDDDRGKIRQFARSGCGCKQRCNIGISADDIYDHILSVREMSKEEKDMYMMGSITYGGNQDVTKRGKKRKRIRMIYTYSGKSICRRTFSLIYDIGRHALEGLVCHVKKEGVTARKHGNSGRKPKHALVYEDIRKVVEYIQNYADAYGLPQPAAPRGSDNIPPVYLDSRTTKLKVHKMYLQSCEESNIRYVKQSSFCEIWNNCLGHIKIASPRDDVCAACEKHRKNINIAVEENEKIYATDQFREHILKAQIEREVNNSCIKQARESHDQTPQTRYNHYTFDFSQNVSIPHYSRQMGPIYFATLRKVQIFGVRIDGYPRQLNFLVDENETIGQDGTQIHGPNAVISMLDYVLDEYSQHEPKISLHADNCPGQNKNRYLLGYLMWRILTGRQDSIEYLMQVPGHAKCLVDAGFGHLKKLYRRSNIEIMDQLGDVVRLSSATNQEVRYPAWRWADWKSYLTPMFKSVHGIRKHQSFSMTIDEPGVVTMQTGKNTPEVKVNICTGIRVNDDRPTMLQPKGQSRQRVEYLYKNVRKYLNPANMDITCPQPAPR; from the exons ATGGATAGTGATTTCGAG GATCTTGAGAGCTTACTGTCTGATCACTTTGGACGGACACCGTCAGCGACACCATATGCATCGCAAAACGGAAATGACGATGATGGTGAAAACAGTACCGGTGACTTGGTTGGTGACACTGCGAGTGATGATGATGAATTTGACCGGGCCACAATTCAATCTGCTGTTGAGGACAGAGCAAGGGATTACCTTCTACATCTAGAAGAGGGAGCACATTATTCTGATCAGGAATGGCAGGATGATAGAAGTGACGACTCTGGCGATAATGCTTATGATAATGAAGTCCGTGATGAAAACGTAGTAAATGATGAAGATTATGATGACGATAGAGGTAAGATAAGACAGTTTGCACGATCTGGTTGTGGATGTAAGCAGAGATGTAATATTGGAATAAGTGCAGATGATATATATGATCACATTCTTTCAGTAAGGGAAATGTCTAAGGAAGAGAAAGACATGTATATGATGGGATCTATAACATATGGTGGTAATCAGGACGTAACCAAACGTGGGAAAAAACGGAAACGCATCCGCATGATATATACATATAGCGGCAAATCAATTTGCAGAAGAACATTTTCACTTATTTATGATATCGGTAGGCATGCACTAGAAGGACTTGTATGTCATGTCAAAAAAGAAGGAGTTACAGCACGGAAACACGGAAATAGTGGTCGTAAGCCTAAGCATGCTTTAGTGTATGAGGACATCCGAAAAGTTGTGGAGTATATCCAAAATTATGCAGATGCATATGGGCTCCCACAACCAGCTGCTCCACGTGGAAGTGATAATATACCCCCTGTTTATCTAGACAGCCGGACAACAAAGCTAAAAGTTCACAAAATGTATCTTCAGAGTTGTGAGGAATCCAATATACGGTACGTTAAACAAAGTTCTTTTTGCGAGATCTGGAATAATTGTCTGGGCCACATTAAAATTGCCTCTCCGAGAGATGACGTGTGTGCCGCATGCGAGAAACAcagaaaaaacataaatatagctGTTGAAGAAAACGAAAAAATTTACGCAACTGATCAGTTCCGAGAACACATTTTAAAAGCCCAAATAGAGAGAGAAGTTAACAACAGTTGTATCAAGCAGGCACGAGAGTCACATGATCAAACCCCACAAACAAGATATAATCATTACACTTTTGATTTCTCCCAAAATGTTTCAATACCACACTATTCCAGACAAATGGGACCAATTTATTTTGCAACATTACGTAAAGTGCAAATATTTGGCGTGCGCATTGATGGGTATCCAAGGCAACTGAACTTCTTGGTAGATGAAAACGAGACGATCGGGCAAGACGGGACGCAAATACACGGTCCTAACGCTGTAATATCAATGTTGGACTATGTGCTTGACGAGTACAGTCAACATGAGCCTAAGATCTCACTCCATGCAGACAACTGCCCTG gaCAAAACAAGAATCGTTATTTGTTAGGTTACCTCATGTGGCGTATCCTGACGGGAAGACAAGATTCTATCGAATATCTTATGCAGGTTCCCGGTCACGCAAAATGTTTGGTAGATGCTGGATTTGGCCATTTAAAGAAGCTTTACAG AAGATCGAACATAGAGATCATGGACCAGCTTGGAGACGTTGTACGTTTGTCGTCTGCGACCAATCAAGAAGTTCGTTATCCAGCATGGCGGTGGGCTGACTGGAAGAGTTACCTAACTCCAATGTTCAAATCAGTTCATGGAATAAG GAAGCACCAGTCTTTTAGTATGACAATAGACGAACCTGGTGTCGTTACCATGCAAACTGGAAAAAATACACCGGAAGTTAAGGTTAACATCTGTACTGGTATCCGTGTGAATGATGATAGACCTACTATGCTTCAACCAAAAGGACAGAGCAGACAACGAGTTGAATACCTGtataaaaatgtcagaaaataccTGAATCCTGCCAATATGGATATCACGTGCCCGCAACCAGCGCCACGATAG
- the LOC128546476 gene encoding uncharacterized protein LOC128546476 — MQKVKEKQLCFNCLRKHRVINCTSQRRCLVCKKKHHTSICNNKNKEQNSGGNVPDVQLSKPETAVLLSSTQETSHGVILKTAISKVTSGNITRDTHILFDEGAQKSFITETLAQELQLSTSGTETLHLATFGNQEQQLKQVDSAMVYLITNQKKRIPINVLIVPTISVPISTSQHNTASHLPYLRGLNLAHPVSGDEVFTISLLIGADHY; from the coding sequence ATGCagaaagtgaaagaaaaacaattgtgctttaattgtttaagaaaacaCCGAGTCATAAACTGCACGTCACAAAGAAGATGTCTGGTTTGTAAAAAGAAACATCATACTAGCATATGTAACAACaagaataaagaacaaaacagTGGCGGGAATGTTCCGGATGTACAACTATCAAAACCGGAAACGGCAGTTCTACTTTCATCTACCCAAGAAACTTCCCATGGTGTTATACTGAAAACAGCCATTAGCAAGGTGACTTCCGGTAACATAACAAGGGATACTCATATCCTATTTGACGAAGGAGCACAGAAGTCATTTATCACCGAGACGCTAGCACAAGAATTGCAACTATCCACATCCGGTACAGAAACCTTACACTTAGCAACGTTTGGTAACCAAGAACaacaactaaaacaagttgattCCGCAATGGTGTACCTCATTACAAACCAGAAAAAGAGAATACCGATCAATGTGTTAATAGTACCTACTATATCAGTACCTATTAGTACCAGTCAACACAACACAGCGTCCCATTTACCTTACCTGAGAGGACTGAACCTGGCACATCCGGTTAGCGGCGATGAGGTATTTACAATTTCTCTGCTGATAGGAGCTGACCATTACTAG